In Primulina huaijiensis isolate GDHJ02 chromosome 16, ASM1229523v2, whole genome shotgun sequence, a single genomic region encodes these proteins:
- the LOC140961036 gene encoding AT-hook motif nuclear-localized protein 27-like yields MAGNYEHHLLAPDLHLHQNPSQQNLASEIQPSSPEKYPDAVVTTSSGGTPTVNRRPRGRPPGSKNKPKPPVFVTRDSPNALRSHVLEVSTGNDVVESVSVYARKRGRGVCILSGSGTVSNVTLRQPASPAGSVVTLQGRFEILSISGTVLPPPAPPGAEGEAV; encoded by the coding sequence ATGGCGGGTAATTACGAGCATCATCTCTTGGCCCCAGATCTCCACCTGCACCAAAACCCTTCTCAGCAAAATCTTGCTTCGGAAATCCAACCCTCTTCGCCTGAAAAATATCCGGACGCTGTGGTCACCACTAGCTCCGGGGGTACTCCCACCGTCAACCGCCGCCCTCGCGGCAGGCCGCCTGGTTCCAAGAACAAGCCCAAGCCTCCTGTGTTCGTCACGCGTGATAGCCCCAATGCTCTCCGGTCCCACGTTCTGGAAGTCTCGACTGGCAACGACGTTGTGGAGAGCGTGTCTGTTTATGCCAGAAAAAGGGGGCGTGGGGTTTGCATCCTCAGCGGCAGTGGGACAGTGTCTAATGTGACCCTGCGCCAGCCAGCATCTCCGGCGGGGAGTGTGGTGACGCTTCAAGGCCGTTTCGAGATTCTCTCGATTTCCGGTACGGTACTTCCGCCGCCTGCTCCGCCAGGTGCTG
- the LOC140961396 gene encoding 3-hydroxy-3-methylglutaryl coenzyme A reductase 1-like isoform X1 has protein sequence MDISRRPPRYSHNKPLLSPPPPPHSSASGDHRSSPKASDALPLPLYLTNGIFFTLFFSVSYFLLHRWRDKIRNSTPLHVLSLSELAAITCLIASFIYLLGFFGIDFVQSFISKPEGEDHQPQRFVCDIIQEDRSIHCSLPPTPPSKPKPMELPQDDEDLVKCVVSGEIPSYSLESKLGDCFRAAKIRREAVQRLTGRSMEGLPLEGFDYYSILGQCCEMPVGYVQLPVGIAGPLLLNGCEYTVPMATTEGCLVASTNRGCKAIYASGGATCVLLRDGMTRAPVVRFASAKRASELKFFLEDPLNFDTLSVVFNKSSRFARIQGIQCAIAGKNLYIRFSCSTGDAMGMNMVSKGVQNVLDFLVNDFPDMEVIGISGNFCSDKKPAAVNWIEGRGKSVVCEAIISESVVAKVLKTSVSALVELNMLKNLAGSAIAGALGGFNAHAANIVSAVFIATGQDPAQNIESSHCLTMMEAVNNGKDLHVSVTMPSIEVGTIGGGTQLASQSACLNLLGVKGASKESPGSNSQLLAAIVAGSVLAGELSLMSAIAAGQLIKSHMKYNRSSRDITKIGS, from the exons CTCCTCCACCCCCTCATTCGTCGGCCTCCGGCGATCACCGTTCCTCCCCTAAAGCGTCGGACGCTCTCCCTCTTCCACTTTACCTGACCAACGGCATTTTCTTCACCTTGTTTTTCTCCGTATCCTACTTCCTTTTACACCGTTGGCGTGACAAGATCCGTAACTCCACTCCTCTCCACGTCCTTTCCCTCTCTGAGCTTGCGGCCATTACTTGTCTCATCGCGTCTTTCATTTACCTCCTGGGGTTCTTCGGAATCGACTTTGTGCAGTCGTTCATTTCGAAACCGGAAGGAGAAGATCATCAGCCCCAGCGCTTCGTTTGTGACATTATCCAGGAAGATCGGAGCATTCACTGCTCTTTGCCACCGACGCCTCCTTCCAAGCCGAAACCCATGGAACTTCCGCAAGATGACGAGGATCTCGTCAAATGTGTTGTTTCGGGAGAAATCCCGTCTTATTCTTTGGAGTCAAAGCTCGGGGATTGCTTTAGAGCTGCAAAGATTCGTCGGGAGGCGGTCCAGCGGCTGACTGGGAGATCTATGGAGGGATTGCCTTTGGAGGGGTTTGATTATTACTCGATTTTGGGGCAATGCTGCGAGATGCCAGTGGGGTATGTGCAGCTTCCTGTTGGGATCGCCGGGCCACTGTTGCTGAATGGGTGCGAATACACGGTGCCGATGGCGACGACAGAAGGGTGTTTGGTAGCTAGCACGAATAGGGGGTGCAAGGCAATCTACGCATCTGGGGGTGCTACGTGTGTGCTTCTGCGAGATGGGATGACCAGAGCTCCGGTGGTGAGGTTTGCCTCCGCCAAGAGGGCGTCCGAGTTGAAATTCTTCTTGGAGGATCCTCTCAATTTCGACACACTGTCTGTTGTTTTCAATAA GTCGAGTAGATTTGCAAGAATACAAGGTATTCAATGTGCAATTGCAGGGAAAAATCTATATATTAGGTTTAGCTGTAGCACAGGTGATGCCATGGGGATGAATATGGTTTCTAAAGGTGTTCAGAATGTTTTAGACTTCCTCGTTAATGATTTTCCTGATATGGAAGTCATTGGCATTTCTG GGAATTTTTGCTCTGACAAGAAACCTGCTGCGGTCAATTGGATTGAGGGACGGGGAAAGTCAGTAGTTTGCGAGGCTATAATTAGTGAAAGCGTGGTAGCAAAGGTATTGAAAACTTCTGTATCAGCCCTTGTCGAGCTTAACATGCTCAAGAACCTCGCTGGCTCTGCTATTGCTGGCGCTCTTGGTGGTTTCAATGCACATGCTGCAAATATTGTCTCAGCCGTTTTTATTGCGACTGGGCAGGATCCAGCACAGAATATAGAAAGTTCTCACTGTCTTACTATGATGGAGGCTGTTAACAACGGGAAAGATCTCCATGTTTCTGTGACCATGCCATCCATTGAG GTTGGCACAATAGGTGGTGGAACACAATTGGCGTCACAGTCAGCTTGCCTCAATCTTCTTGGCGTAAAGGGCGCAAGCAAAGAGTCCCCAGGCTCAAATTCCCAGCTCCTGGCCGCCATTGTTGCCGGTTCAGTGTTGGCCGGAGAGCTCTCTTTAATGTCTGCTATTGCAGCTGGCCAGCTTATCAAAAGCCACATGAAATACAACCGTTCTAGCCGGGATATCACTAAAATTGGCTCCTAG
- the LOC140961396 gene encoding 3-hydroxy-3-methylglutaryl coenzyme A reductase 1-like isoform X2: protein MDISRRPPRYSHNKPLLSPPPPPHSSASGDHRSSPKASDALPLPLYLTNGIFFTLFFSVSYFLLHRWRDKIRNSTPLHVLSLSELAAITCLIASFIYLLGFFGIDFVQSFISKPEGEDHQPQRFVCDIIQEDRSIHCSLPPTPPSKPKPMELPQDDEDLVKCVVSGEIPSYSLESKLGDCFRAAKIRREAVQRLTGRSMEGLPLEGFDYYSILGQCCEMPVGYVQLPVGIAGPLLLNGCEYTVPMATTEGCLVASTNRGCKAIYASGGATCVLLRDGMTRAPVVRFASAKRASELKFFLEDPLNFDTLSVVFNKSSRFARIQGIQCAIAGKNLYIRFSCSTGDAMGMNMVSKGVQNVLDFLVNDFPDMEVIGISGNFCSDKKPAAVNWIEGRGKSVVCEAIISESVVAKVLKTSVSALVELNMLKNLAGSAIAGALGGFNAHAANIVSAVFIATGQDPAQNIESSHCLTMMEAVNNGKDLHVSVTMPSIEVMRFGFISRMFLGSG from the exons CTCCTCCACCCCCTCATTCGTCGGCCTCCGGCGATCACCGTTCCTCCCCTAAAGCGTCGGACGCTCTCCCTCTTCCACTTTACCTGACCAACGGCATTTTCTTCACCTTGTTTTTCTCCGTATCCTACTTCCTTTTACACCGTTGGCGTGACAAGATCCGTAACTCCACTCCTCTCCACGTCCTTTCCCTCTCTGAGCTTGCGGCCATTACTTGTCTCATCGCGTCTTTCATTTACCTCCTGGGGTTCTTCGGAATCGACTTTGTGCAGTCGTTCATTTCGAAACCGGAAGGAGAAGATCATCAGCCCCAGCGCTTCGTTTGTGACATTATCCAGGAAGATCGGAGCATTCACTGCTCTTTGCCACCGACGCCTCCTTCCAAGCCGAAACCCATGGAACTTCCGCAAGATGACGAGGATCTCGTCAAATGTGTTGTTTCGGGAGAAATCCCGTCTTATTCTTTGGAGTCAAAGCTCGGGGATTGCTTTAGAGCTGCAAAGATTCGTCGGGAGGCGGTCCAGCGGCTGACTGGGAGATCTATGGAGGGATTGCCTTTGGAGGGGTTTGATTATTACTCGATTTTGGGGCAATGCTGCGAGATGCCAGTGGGGTATGTGCAGCTTCCTGTTGGGATCGCCGGGCCACTGTTGCTGAATGGGTGCGAATACACGGTGCCGATGGCGACGACAGAAGGGTGTTTGGTAGCTAGCACGAATAGGGGGTGCAAGGCAATCTACGCATCTGGGGGTGCTACGTGTGTGCTTCTGCGAGATGGGATGACCAGAGCTCCGGTGGTGAGGTTTGCCTCCGCCAAGAGGGCGTCCGAGTTGAAATTCTTCTTGGAGGATCCTCTCAATTTCGACACACTGTCTGTTGTTTTCAATAA GTCGAGTAGATTTGCAAGAATACAAGGTATTCAATGTGCAATTGCAGGGAAAAATCTATATATTAGGTTTAGCTGTAGCACAGGTGATGCCATGGGGATGAATATGGTTTCTAAAGGTGTTCAGAATGTTTTAGACTTCCTCGTTAATGATTTTCCTGATATGGAAGTCATTGGCATTTCTG GGAATTTTTGCTCTGACAAGAAACCTGCTGCGGTCAATTGGATTGAGGGACGGGGAAAGTCAGTAGTTTGCGAGGCTATAATTAGTGAAAGCGTGGTAGCAAAGGTATTGAAAACTTCTGTATCAGCCCTTGTCGAGCTTAACATGCTCAAGAACCTCGCTGGCTCTGCTATTGCTGGCGCTCTTGGTGGTTTCAATGCACATGCTGCAAATATTGTCTCAGCCGTTTTTATTGCGACTGGGCAGGATCCAGCACAGAATATAGAAAGTTCTCACTGTCTTACTATGATGGAGGCTGTTAACAACGGGAAAGATCTCCATGTTTCTGTGACCATGCCATCCATTGAGGTAATGAGATTTGGTTTTATATCGA GAATGTTTTTGGGATCTGGTTGA